A single window of Acidobacteriota bacterium DNA harbors:
- a CDS encoding 6-bladed beta-propeller, whose product MSIKNKIYFVLEIMPIITILISCSSKSDKIPKIISSSPIYRDNNYVYLEKLYSIDVTQINLFSKQYEYQGCVDFDMNNNLYILDRYEGTITVFDENGKFVNKFGRRGQGPNEFLDANFTVIRKDKIYVFQGFFELKIANLQGEYISKHIIQLIYDNPLKIIAVGDKFYLLKGKTDRTFTKLELILTSLEETFSGGKELFRYKYPLGLSGPPCWEWILILDSGEFYFPEDNLNKYSIIKYDKLGKPRLIFGREYQIEKYSEEAREELYSKHKKSIDMGKTKFPPAPPVLRTMFQDLRENIWVISGETYEDNMNPNYENSVDIFNKKGEWLYFFKSKNISKNCFYKDGKIYKVLPIDPETYAQYIEVYKIKYLNSQ is encoded by the coding sequence AATCCCAAAAATAATCAGCTCTTCGCCAATATATCGAGATAATAATTACGTGTATTTAGAAAAATTATATAGTATCGATGTTACACAAATAAATTTATTTAGTAAGCAATATGAGTATCAGGGTTGCGTCGATTTTGATATGAACAATAATCTATACATTCTTGATAGATATGAAGGAACAATAACCGTATTTGACGAAAATGGGAAATTCGTGAATAAATTTGGAAGACGAGGGCAGGGGCCAAATGAATTTTTAGATGCAAATTTTACGGTTATTAGAAAGGATAAAATCTATGTATTTCAAGGGTTTTTTGAGCTAAAAATTGCCAATCTTCAAGGTGAATATATTTCTAAACATATTATCCAATTAATATATGATAACCCGCTAAAAATAATAGCCGTAGGTGATAAGTTTTATCTTCTTAAGGGGAAAACAGACCGCACCTTTACTAAATTAGAATTGATCTTAACCTCTTTGGAAGAAACTTTTTCTGGAGGAAAAGAGCTCTTTAGATACAAATATCCTCTTGGATTAAGTGGGCCTCCCTGCTGGGAATGGATATTAATATTAGATAGCGGTGAGTTTTATTTCCCTGAAGATAATCTTAATAAATATTCGATAATAAAGTATGATAAGTTAGGAAAACCGAGGCTGATATTCGGCAGGGAATATCAAATAGAAAAATACTCAGAAGAAGCAAGAGAAGAACTTTATTCAAAGCATAAGAAATCGATTGATATGGGAAAAACGAAATTTCCTCCAGCACCTCCCGTTCTTCGAACGATGTTTCAGGATTTGAGGGAGAATATATGGGTAATTTCAGGAGAAACATACGAAGATAATATGAATCCAAATTATGAAAATTCTGTTGATATTTTTAATAAAAAAGGAGAATGGTTGTACTTTTTTAAATCCAAAAATATTTCTAAGAACTGCTTTTATAAAGATGGGAAAATATATAAAGTCTTGCCTATAGACCCTGAAACATATGCTCAGTATATTGAGGTATATAAAATAAAATATTTGAATAGTCAATAA